The following DNA comes from Macaca thibetana thibetana isolate TM-01 chromosome 14, ASM2454274v1, whole genome shotgun sequence.
AACAGGGAAAGTAGAGGAACATCAATCAGTAGGCTAATCTATTGGAAACTATGCACCTCTCAGGAAAAGGAGACTTACTAATATTTCTACTGCTCTTTGAGTTCAATTCCTGTGATTTCACAGGACCCTTGAAATGAAGCATGATTATCCGGGGTGTCAGTAAGAAGGACTCTGTGCGACTCATAGAATCCAGGTTGACAAGCCCTTCTAGTCCCGGCCCTATCACTCCCGTCTTCCCTTTCATAAGGGATCCCAGGCCAGTCCACATTCCCAATTTCACTGGGCTGGGACCTTGCAGAGGTCACCAATTGTTGGCTCCAGTGCACAGTTTGTGGTCGTTCACTGAGCAAGGACGATCCGTGAACCAGTGCAGGTAGGAGATGGAAACCAGTGGGTAGGAAGTGAGGGAGGGGTCTACTCTTCAAGTGGTGGTTCAGCCACTCCCGCTTAAACTTGGCGGGAGAGGAGATGGAGGTCTCTAAGTGGTACAGAAAGCCGGCCTAGAAGTTTATGTCCCGATTCCTCTACTAACCAGCCTGTCCGTAGGCATCTTCTTTTGAGACCAGGAATGCGGAACGTCTGCCAATAGGGAGATATTGGATCCTGCAGAGGGAGAGGGTAggcggggagggggtgggggtgggggcggggactGAGCTCCAGCAGAGAAGCACAGGAGAAGGGACGACCAGAGGATTATCTTTCCCTCTGGAGCCTCAATCTGCCCCCACAATGTCCGGGTCTGAGCCCTCTGCGTCACCCCCTGTCCCCAGGGTCAACGGTAGGACCGGAGGACGCTATGCCCCGCATCGTGGAGCAGCCGCCAGATCTGCTGGTCTCCCGAGGCGAGCCCGCCACGTTGCCCTGTCGCGCTGAGGGCCGACCCCGACCCAACATTGAGTGGTACAAGAACGGGGCGCGTGTGGCCACTGTGCGCGAGGACCCGCGTGCGCACCGCCTGCTGCTGCCCAGCGGCGCCCTCTTTTTCCCGCGCATCGTGCACGGGCGCCGCGCGCGGCCGGACGAAGGTGTCTACACTTGCGTGGCTCGCAACTACCTGGGGGCAGCAGCGAGCAGAAACGCCTCGCTGGAAGTGGCAGGTGAGAGTCAGTTGATCGTCAGCTGGTTGCTTCCACAGCCCAGGGTAGGCGGGAGGGCACTGGGCAATCAGACCCAGAACCAGCCTCAACGACCTCAGCCCATTCAGCATCCTCCTTTGGGACCGCGACCTTTGATCTCTAATAGCCACACCACGGCCAGCCTGGATCTGACTCCAGGCTGGTATTTTCTCACCTGGGAACGAATTCCAGTCTGCGGTGATCAACCCCCTCTCAAGACACCACTTTCCTTGTGTACTCAGCCAGTTATGTCACTTTACACCCTGCTTATTcttccccgccccccgccccatcCAGTCCTCCGTGATGATTTCCGGCAGTCTCCTGGAAacgtggtggtggcagtgggggaGCCAACAGTACTGGAATGCGCGCCCCCCCGCGGCCACCCGGAGCCTTCCGTGTCCTGGAGGAAGGACGGTGCAAGActcaaggaagaggaaggaaggatcaCGGTGAGGGGCGGGATTATGACTGGGGATCCCACCAGGAGAGGGGAAATAGGGTAGGGGCCTGGGACAAAGCTCAAAGGCCCAGGAAGGGCCTTGGAGGTTTCAAGGCTGGAGATTGAGATCAGGGAAGTAGTTCACCAGAGACTAAGAGTCAACAATACAGTGAGGGATAAGGAAGATTGAATTGGTATAAAAAAAGGGGCGGGGCATGATGCCCCAGGAACTTCCCATGTGATACGTGGGTCAGCTTCCTTGGCCATCTTTATCAGCTtgctgtgaggatcaaataaactttatacatatgtatatacacacatatacaccatatatatatatatatacactgtgaTAGCTGAAACGGACCAAAGTTACCATTATTACTCTGCAGATCCGTAGAGGGAAGCTGATGATGTCACATACACTCAAGAGCGATGCAGGCATGTATGTGTGCGTGGCCTCCAACATGGCGGGAGAACGGGAGAGTGCGGCAGCTGAAGTCGTGGTCCTGGGTAGGCACAGGGAATTTTGAAATTATGGGAACAGGTAGCCTGGAGAGTAAGTAGCCCTACAGACACTCTGACTGTTCATTCACTACCACTCCATAGAGCGTCCCTCATTCCTGCGCAGACCAGTGAATCAGGTGGTCCTGGCTGATGCCCCTGTGAATTTCCTATGTGAGGTGAAGGGAGATCCCCCACCTCGTCTACACTGGCGCAAGGAGGATGGGGAACTGCCCACAGGCAGGTGAGAGGCCCTCTTCTGCCTATAGGAAGACCCAACCTGATCAAGAGATTATTCTGCCCTAGAAAACTGGAAGGCAGGCACATTGTCACTTGAGAGCACAGAGAAGTCTGTTCCCTAGAGCCTGTGGCCCCAGTCCTATCCAGTCCCTACCTCCATTGATTTGTCCATGGGTAACCAGCTTCTGTCCCTGCTGGGTCCTGCCTGTCTTTATGTACCTTGACCCTGGTGTCTGTCctgggggagagagaaggggtCTATAGCTGTGGCCAACCCAgcctggggtggggagtggagcaGGTATGAGATCCGGAGTGACCACAGCCTTTGGATTGGGCCTGTGAGTGCCGAAGATGAGGGAACCTACACCTGTGTGGCGGAGAACAGTGTGGGCCGCGCTGAAGCATCTGGCTCCCTCAGTGTTCACGGTGAGGGCTGTGCTTGGGACTGCCTGCAGCAGGAATGgtaggagggaagaaggaggatgGTTGGCAGGAGACTGAGGGAGAAAGGGCAGAGCAGGGCATGTGGGTGGGACACCTGAGACTTCTGcaaggagtgggaggaggagaacGCTAAACAGGCTGGACAGGAAGAGATGGATATCTGCTCCTATACACTTGAGCTAAGCTGGAGCTTCTCTCTCCTGTTCCTGCAGTCTCCTTTCTTAGTGCCTCTGACTCCCTGTTCCTTTTTCTCATCTTCCCTTCCCAGTCCCACCCCAGTTGGTGACCCAGCCCCAGGACCAGATGGCAGCTCCTGGAGAGAGCGTGGCTTTCCAGTGTGAGACCAAAGGAAACCCCCCACCTGCCATCTTCTGGCAGAAGGAGGGGAGTCAGGTGGGTGGCCATCTCCAAGGAGCTTCCCATCAGCCTTCCTCTGTGGCTCAACCTCCCTCCGCagctcagcctccctccctctaCATTCTGCAAACTTCTCTGTGGGACTTCTGTTTTATCTTTGGGAGCCCCCAGAAACCCTTGCAGGTTATTTGAGAGgattaaataacataatgaatATAAAAGGCCTGGAACACATTGGGacactttttaataaatgataataatacaCTTAGGTGGTAGAGAACAGTCCTGGATGGTAGTTTCTTAGAGaatctttctgtttctggcaaGGCTATCCTGAGGATGTAACAAACTcgatttctctctcctcctttagACGCCTTGAGCTTTGGCTTTGGACATGACACACTGTTCTGGAAACACTATTGAACCAAAGCTGCTCAGGGTAGAAAATTACTTGCTCTTCTATTTATAGTGGCCACAAGGGACTTTCACAAGGGAGAGCTCACAGTCATTCCTTTTGAACCTTGCAAACAAATCTCAAAATCCAGAAGCAGAATGAACATTAACTGAAGTTACAACATAAATAACTCTCTCTAAAGGAAGGGTAGGAATTTTGCTACTGGAAACAGGGTCAGCAAGATAAAATAAGTATGACAAGCTCCACTCTGCTGGAAAACAAGGCAACCTGCTACCTCATTCCAAATCGACAGCCACAATTTTCTAACATCTTTTCTAGCACCTGGGACTGCTGAATTCCAATTAGATTCTCACCCGAATAAAAACGGTGATGGTTAGTAGCGGGTGAAGCAGGTGTTAGTCAGGTCTCGGCATGGTGCCCTTTATCCTGAGGCCCAAACCTGCCTCCCTATCTAATCTAATGGATTATCTTCCATGGATCTATCTAATGAAAATCGttaaagcaggaagaagaggaatGTGTTTACCACAATGTGTTAGAAGACTTTCATATGATTCCTTCATGTGATCTTTCTAACTATCCTCTAAACGTCAAATTTGGGAAACAGGTTAAATAGCTTGTTCAGGGTTTCCCAACTAGTAAGTCACAGAGCTGGGAAGTAGACTCGGAAACTGTTGAATACAATTCCCTgatttattttgtgaataaatttaactactttgcccaaggtcacatcacTGCTGGAGACAGACAATGAACTAGAATCTTAGGAATTCTCTGAATTTTGAGATTGACAGGAATGGGGACCTCTCCCTGCCCAGTTGCCTGCTCATTCCCTACCCTGGttccttgctctgtctccaggtcCTGCTTTTCCCCAGTCAGTCACTTCAGCCAACAGGGCGCTTCTCAGTCTCTCCAAGAGGCCAACTCAACATCACTGCGGTGCAGCGTGGGGATGCTGGGTACTATGTGTGCCAGGCTGTCAGTGTGGCTGGCAGCATCCTGGCCAAGGCCTTGCTGCAGATAAAAGGAGGTATGTGCCCATGGAGATAGGGCTGGACCCATGGCTTGGGAGGAAATAATGGCCTAAAGTGGTGTGTTTCTCTTGGAGTCCATATACTATGTCTGCAAGAGGAAAGGTGTGTTCCTGAGGCATGTCCTTGAAGTTTGGAAACCAGCAGCAGAAGCCACTAATAATGGCTCGTCCTGGGCAGAGACTTAGATGATTATCAAAGCCCCCTCTGATCACCAGAAGTTTcagagggtgggggagggagggtgaaGGAGTGGAGAATGAGGACAAGGGGCTGGCCGCCAGGCCCTAAGCTCCTCCCCTGAGGTGCACACGGtcttcctctctcagcctctttGGATGGGCTGCCTCCTGTCATCCTCCAGGGACCAGCCAATCAGACGCTGGTGCTTGGCTCCTCCGTGTGGCTGCCATGCAGAGTGACTGGGAACCCTCAACCCAGTGTCCGATGGAAGAAGGATGGGCAGTGGCTGCAGGGGGATGACCTCCAGTTCAAGCCAATGGCCAACGGTACCCTGTACATTGCCAACGTGCAGGTGAGTGTCATCCCTGGGGCCCTAGTAGCTGAGAATGGCTATCTGCTCCACATTCCTTACACAAGTAAGTACTCACTGGGCCTGTAGCCCCATCTTTACCCCTCTGTTCTCTCAGAGCACCCAGTGTCCAACATCTTCCCATCCTTCTGCTACCCGCCTCCACTCCCTCACTGGATCTTGCTGCACTCTGTTTGCCAGTGCTCTGCCCTCTCTTACAGGAGATGGACATGGGCTTCTACAGCTGTGTGGCCAAGAGTTCCATAGGGGAAGCCACATGGAGTGGCTGGCTTAAGATGCGGGGTGagttttttctttgttccctTATTTTGATAATACCTTCCTCCAAACCTGCTTCAACAGGGAGTCAATACCCCCTCAAACTCTGGGATTAACTTTATGTCACAAATGCCATGGTTACGGTGGTGAGGATGAGGAGGACAGTAGTGGTGCCCATGGGAGGCAGATGTGAGTAGGGGTTCGTATACTATAGCCCACTCTGACCATCACCACTGCTCAGAGCTCCATAGCTCCCCTGGGAAGGAGACAGGTTCCACTAGGGTTATCCTTTTCCTATCCTTCTACTTAAAGATTATCTCCCACTGCAGAAGATTGGGGAGTATCACCAGACCCCCCTACAGAACCCAGTACCCCTCCGGGGCCACCCTCTCAGCCAGTGGTCACTGAGATCACCAAGAACAGCATTACCCTGACCTGGGAGCCCAACCCACAGACTGGGGCTGCAGTCACATCTTATGTGATAGAGGCTTTCAGGTATGGAGACAGTTTTGAACGCAAACCTGGAGAGTTAAAAGGAGGGGATCCTATACCCTTagggtctttgctattgtgaggcGGGGTTCTCCAATACCCTCTCCCAAGGGGAAGACACAATGGTGGTTCATAGAGAGTGGATGAGATGGAGTAGGCAGGTTGGGAGTTCCTGGCTTAGGCAACCCTGTCATCTCCTTCCTGTTGTAGCCCAGCAGCTGGCAACACGTGGCGTACTGTGGCAGATGGCGTGCAGCTGGAGACACACACAGTCAGTGGTCTGCAGCCCAACACCATCTACGTGTTTCTGGTTCGAGCAGTGGGAACCTGGGGCCTCAGTGATCCCAGCCCTGTCTCTGAGCCTGTCCGTACACAGGGTAAGGTCAGAGTCCCTGGGCTCATGGGCATGAAATGTTACATCGTAGAGCATCCCTCTCCCCCAAAACCATGACACCATGGCAGTTCATAAAGTTCTTTCCTGCTATGCCAGGTCTATACTGGTGGCCCGGCCTGGAATAGGAGATCACATTTGCCTCTCATAGAAGAGAcaagggaggaggaaggcagggagaggggaggagggaagaaggaaagagagaggtatTCATGCATTTTGGCAGCTTCTGACTTCTGAGCCTTTCACCCATAAATAATATAGATTATTAAGACCAGAAGGGACCATGGAGGGGCCATCTTCATCTtagagatgaggaactgaggcctttAAAGGATGCATGTGTAGTTATGCTAGCTGGACACCGAGGCCCACATCTGGAAGCTATTGCCCTGACCAGTCCCCTCCTGAGCATGGGGTGTGCTCTACTAAGTGGAGCAGGGCAGAGGTAGGACACGAGCACACTCTCAGTCATGTCTCCCTGTCCCTGGTGGCCTCTGCTGAGTGGGTTCTTTGGTCAACAGACAGCAGTCCCTCTAGGCCAGTGGAGGACCCATGGAGAGGCCAGCAGGGACTGGCTGAAGTGGCTGTGCGCCTGCAGGAGCCCATAGTGCTGGGACCCCGGACCCTGCAGGTGTCCTGGATTGTGAGTGTGGTATGGGGAGGAGATTCAGGGTGGGGAAGATTATGAGGCACATGAGGGCCTCCAAGTGTGAGTATGGGAGAGTGGGAGGTGAGTGGCTGGGGAAGGCCGCGTGagtggaggaggggctgggcctggagggCCTGTATGGCCCCAGCCTCCCCCTCTGGTGTGCCTTGTCCTGTCTCCCACAGGTGGATGGCCCAGTCCAGCTGGTGCAAGGTTTCCGGGTGTCTTGGAGGGTAGCAGGCCCTGACAGAGGAAGCTGGACAATGTTGGACCTACAGTCCCCAAGCCAGCAAAGCACTGTGCTAAGAGGACTCCCTCCAGGGACCCAAATCCAGATCAAGGTGCAAGCCCAAGGCCAGGAGGGGCTGGGAGCTGAAAGCCTCTCTGTGACCAGGAGCATTCCTGAGGAGGGTAAGGAGGGCCACCGAACAGATGGATGGACAAGAGGGAAGAAAGGGTAGGGGTGGAGGGGGGATGAAAATTTGCAGGATGAGAGCAGGGtgagtgggtggggaggaggaatgGCTCTCAGTTCCCTAAGATGTAAGAACAGGGAATGTTGGGGTAGGAGGGGCAGCTTGCAATGACTATTTGTGTCCTTCTCACCATGCTCCACCCTGGCCCAGCCCCCAGTGGCCCCCCCCAGGGAGTGGCGGTGGCCTTGGGGGGTGATGGCAACAGCAGTATCACTGTGACCTGGGAacctccactcccctcccagcAAAATGGGGTCATCACGGAGTACCAGGTAGAGGGACTGAGAAGGGACTGGATGGGAGGGCCAggctgggaggg
Coding sequences within:
- the LOC126936548 gene encoding roundabout homolog 3-like — translated: MRRHRPYPGEPAGERHRGCRSAQRLWRGLRHPARGSQTQGLGPEPPAPIPAGSNHAALPAENAAADELVRGLSGRGHLQLQRATLGLQLFAGGAQPHPAASRRSLTQRAAGKLREPAAASIRRGRSAPPACSICNPGFPGRFRVWFPPGSTVGPEDAMPRIVEQPPDLLVSRGEPATLPCRAEGRPRPNIEWYKNGARVATVREDPRAHRLLLPSGALFFPRIVHGRRARPDEGVYTCVARNYLGAAASRNASLEVAVLRDDFRQSPGNVVVAVGEPTVLECAPPRGHPEPSVSWRKDGARLKEEEGRITIRRGKLMMSHTLKSDAGMYVCVASNMAGERESAAAEVVVLERPSFLRRPVNQVVLADAPVNFLCEVKGDPPPRLHWRKEDGELPTGR
- the LOC126936549 gene encoding roundabout homolog 3-like, whose translation is CLSWGREKGSIAVANPAWGGEWSRYEIRSDHSLWIGPVSAEDEGTYTCVAENSVGRAEASGSLSVHVPPQLVTQPQDQMAAPGESVAFQCETKGNPPPAIFWQKEGSQVLLFPSQSLQPTGRFSVSPRGQLNITAVQRGDAGYYVCQAVSVAGSILAKALLQIKGASLDGLPPVILQGPANQTLVLGSSVWLPCRVTGNPQPSVRWKKDGQWLQGDDLQFKPMANGTLYIANVQEMDMGFYSCVAKSSIGEATWSGWLKMREDWGVSPDPPTEPSTPPGPPSQPVVTEITKNSITLTWEPNPQTGAAVTSYVIEAFSPAAGNTWRTVADGVQLETHTVSGLQPNTIYVFLVRAVGTWGLSDPSPVSEPVRTQDSSPSRPVEDPWRGQQGLAEVAVRLQEPIVLGPRTLQVSWIVSVVDGPVQLVQGFRVSWRVAGPDRGSWTMLDLQSPSQQSTVLRGLPPGTQIQIKVQAQGQEGLGAESLSVTRSIPEEAPSGPPQGVAVALGGDGNSSITVTWEPPLPSQQNGVITEYQIWCLGNESRFHLNRSAAGGARSAMLRGLVPGLLYRTLVAAATSAGVGVASAPVLVQLPSPPDLEPGLEVGAGLAERLARVLRKPAFLAGSGAACGALLLGLCAALYRRRKQRKELSHYTGERPAPERTEPGGSQAGHGEGQGLSRWRVRTGSGGRGLTWSSASWVGVGYAGRLELLPGLGRVAGQDGAGPDLGRGVTFAPKTPQGGQALQPSP